A window of the Myxococcus fulvus genome harbors these coding sequences:
- a CDS encoding AI-2E family transporter, with product MSPQPVDPPPPTPIVDRRNRLWVLGALWLVVALVLVTFRSVVMPFAGAALIAYLVQPLVARITRVKVAGRQVPHWVAILLIYAGFFVGVYLFFVALVPQLYREMARVSRDLMALANTLTPEQVQVLAQRAETWLSAQGIPVALSNRALEGADAAGAGHFSLALDLEQLMGDAVKRVASLVQENLGDIVNVSRSIVASVAAGVFMLFFILMVAAFFSIDGQAIRRYCGTLVPPEYAQDARQLAERLDRSLSGVVRGQVTICVVNGALTFVGLLLFGVKFAFLLATIATFFSLIPIFGTILSSVPIVLIALADGFQKGVAILLWIIGIHAVEAYFLNPKIMGQAARIHPVIVAFSLIAGERLFGLIGALFAVPITAILVACFDYARLKAQPQAVVTLPGAEPQPAIAATGQQTPAA from the coding sequence ATGTCGCCGCAGCCCGTGGACCCTCCGCCTCCGACGCCCATCGTCGACCGTCGCAACCGCCTGTGGGTGCTGGGGGCCCTGTGGCTCGTGGTGGCCCTGGTCCTGGTGACGTTCCGCTCGGTGGTGATGCCCTTCGCGGGCGCGGCGCTCATCGCCTATCTGGTGCAGCCGCTGGTGGCGCGAATCACGCGGGTGAAGGTGGCCGGTCGGCAGGTGCCGCACTGGGTGGCCATCCTGCTCATCTACGCGGGCTTCTTCGTCGGCGTGTACCTGTTCTTCGTCGCACTGGTGCCCCAGCTCTACCGCGAGATGGCGCGCGTGAGCCGCGACCTCATGGCGCTGGCCAACACGCTGACGCCCGAGCAGGTGCAGGTGCTCGCCCAGCGCGCGGAGACGTGGCTGAGCGCGCAGGGCATCCCCGTGGCCCTGTCCAACCGCGCGCTGGAGGGCGCGGACGCGGCGGGCGCCGGGCACTTCAGCCTGGCGCTGGATTTGGAGCAGCTCATGGGGGACGCGGTGAAGCGCGTGGCGTCCCTGGTGCAGGAGAACCTGGGCGACATCGTCAACGTGTCGCGCAGCATCGTCGCCAGCGTGGCCGCGGGCGTCTTCATGCTGTTCTTCATCCTGATGGTGGCGGCCTTCTTCTCCATCGACGGGCAGGCCATCCGCCGCTACTGCGGCACGCTGGTGCCCCCCGAGTACGCGCAGGACGCGCGCCAGCTCGCCGAGCGCCTGGACCGCTCGCTGTCCGGCGTGGTGCGCGGGCAGGTCACCATCTGCGTCGTCAACGGCGCGCTGACCTTCGTGGGGCTGCTCCTCTTCGGCGTGAAGTTCGCGTTCCTGCTGGCGACCATCGCCACGTTCTTCAGCCTCATCCCCATCTTCGGCACCATCCTGAGCTCGGTGCCCATCGTCCTCATCGCGCTGGCGGACGGCTTCCAGAAGGGCGTGGCCATCCTGCTGTGGATCATCGGCATCCACGCGGTGGAGGCGTACTTCCTCAACCCCAAGATCATGGGCCAGGCCGCGCGCATCCACCCGGTCATCGTGGCCTTCTCGCTCATCGCGGGCGAGCGGCTCTTCGGACTGATTGGCGCGCTCTTCGCGGTGCCCATCACCGCCATCCTCGTGGCGTGCTTCGACTACGCGCGCCTCAAGGCGCAGCCCCAGGCCGTGGTGACGCTGCCGGGCGCCGAGCCACAGCCGGCCATCGCCGCCACGGGTCAGCAGACGCCCGCGGCCTGA
- a CDS encoding HU family DNA-binding protein: MLKSDLINILVAKRGVTQKQAEATIETIFESMKDALCRGENIEIRGLGAFHVKNYQGYQGRNPKTGQVIPVKPKRGLLFRTGKELRDRVNRPAPQQAQADLASPESKGPGSTGTGL, encoded by the coding sequence ATGCTCAAGTCCGATCTGATCAACATCCTCGTGGCCAAGCGGGGCGTGACGCAGAAGCAGGCTGAGGCCACCATCGAGACGATTTTCGAGTCGATGAAGGATGCCCTCTGTCGCGGCGAGAACATCGAGATTCGCGGTCTCGGTGCCTTCCACGTGAAGAACTACCAGGGCTACCAGGGCCGCAACCCGAAGACGGGCCAGGTCATCCCGGTGAAGCCCAAGCGGGGACTGCTCTTCCGCACGGGCAAGGAGCTGAGGGACAGGGTCAACCGCCCCGCGCCCCAGCAGGCCCAGGCGGACCTCGCGTCCCCCGAGAGCAAGGGCCCCGGCAGCACTGGCACCGGCCTCTGA
- the ligA gene encoding NAD-dependent DNA ligase LigA, which yields MDDFKKAEARARELRRELAHHNHRYYVLDSPEISDIQYDTLMRELQGLEEKHPTLQTPDSPTQRVGGQAADEFGQVVHRVPMLSLANLFEDEGLVEFDERIRKMLGIPAVHYVCEPKLDGLAIALRFEKGIFAQGATRGDGTTGEDVTGNLRTIRSLPMELFPEDGVKVPELLEVRGEVFIRKADFQKLNEKREEEGEPLFANPRNAAAGSLRQLDPKETAQRPLSVYLYECVPTEGVPAFKTHIEKLEYLKSLGLPINRYVRAAGIDGVRAAYDASLKGRHELPFEVDGMVVKVDDEDQRKRLGQVSKSPRWAVAYKFPPEEESTLVQDIGIQVGRTGALTPVAHLKPVKVGGVTVARATLHNEDELRRKDVRKGDTVFVRRAGDVIPEIVSTVLSKRPEDSKPFEFPQHCPVCGAVAVKDEDGAVIRCTGASCPAQLVEKIRHFASRIAMDIEGLGDKLAAQLVATGTVKTFADLYALTKQKLMTLERMGDKSAENLLASIERSKTTTQRRFLYALGIRHVGDATAKALAEAFPQVKQLFDASLEDVSRVKDVGAVMAQVIHTFFQEPQNREAILALLNAGVAPAPPQVATGGPFIGKTVVLTGSMTGMTREQAKEEVERRGGKVAGSVSRKTDFVVAGDDAGSKLKKAQELGVRILDEAAFLGLLRADA from the coding sequence GTGGACGACTTCAAGAAAGCCGAAGCCCGAGCCCGCGAGCTCCGTCGTGAGCTGGCCCACCACAACCACCGCTACTACGTGCTCGACTCGCCGGAGATCAGCGACATCCAGTACGACACGCTGATGCGCGAGCTGCAGGGGTTGGAGGAGAAGCACCCCACCCTGCAGACGCCGGACTCGCCCACCCAGCGCGTGGGAGGCCAGGCCGCGGACGAGTTCGGCCAGGTGGTCCACCGCGTCCCGATGCTGTCGCTCGCCAACCTCTTCGAGGACGAGGGATTGGTGGAGTTCGACGAGCGCATCCGCAAGATGCTCGGCATCCCCGCCGTCCACTACGTCTGCGAGCCCAAGCTGGACGGGCTCGCGATTGCGCTGCGCTTCGAGAAGGGCATCTTCGCGCAGGGCGCCACCCGCGGCGACGGCACCACGGGCGAGGACGTGACGGGCAACCTGCGCACCATCCGCAGCCTGCCCATGGAGCTGTTCCCCGAGGACGGGGTGAAGGTGCCCGAGCTGCTGGAGGTGCGCGGCGAGGTCTTCATCCGCAAGGCGGACTTCCAGAAGCTCAACGAGAAGCGCGAGGAGGAGGGCGAGCCGCTCTTCGCCAATCCTCGCAACGCGGCCGCCGGCAGCCTGCGCCAGCTGGACCCGAAGGAGACCGCGCAGCGTCCGCTCTCCGTCTACCTCTACGAGTGTGTCCCCACCGAGGGCGTGCCCGCCTTCAAGACGCACATCGAGAAGCTCGAGTACCTGAAGTCGCTGGGCCTGCCCATCAACCGCTACGTGCGCGCGGCGGGCATCGACGGGGTGCGCGCCGCCTATGACGCCTCACTCAAGGGCCGCCACGAGCTGCCCTTCGAGGTGGACGGCATGGTGGTGAAGGTGGACGACGAGGACCAGCGAAAGCGCCTGGGCCAGGTCTCCAAGAGCCCGCGCTGGGCGGTGGCGTACAAGTTCCCGCCCGAGGAGGAGTCCACGCTGGTGCAGGACATCGGCATCCAGGTGGGCCGCACCGGCGCCCTCACGCCCGTGGCGCACCTGAAGCCCGTGAAGGTGGGCGGCGTCACGGTGGCGCGCGCCACGCTGCACAACGAGGACGAGCTGCGGCGCAAGGACGTGCGCAAGGGCGACACCGTCTTCGTGCGCCGCGCGGGGGACGTGATTCCGGAGATCGTCTCCACCGTGCTCTCCAAGCGCCCCGAGGACTCCAAGCCCTTCGAGTTCCCCCAGCACTGCCCGGTGTGCGGCGCGGTGGCGGTGAAGGACGAGGACGGCGCCGTCATCCGGTGCACCGGCGCGTCCTGCCCCGCGCAGCTGGTGGAGAAGATCCGCCACTTCGCCAGCCGCATCGCCATGGACATCGAGGGCCTGGGCGACAAGCTGGCCGCGCAGCTGGTGGCCACCGGCACGGTGAAGACGTTCGCGGACCTGTACGCGCTCACCAAGCAGAAGCTGATGACGCTCGAGCGCATGGGTGACAAGAGCGCGGAGAACCTGCTGGCCTCCATCGAGCGCTCCAAGACGACCACCCAGCGCCGCTTCCTCTACGCGCTGGGCATCCGTCACGTGGGCGACGCCACCGCCAAGGCGCTCGCCGAGGCCTTCCCCCAGGTCAAGCAGCTCTTCGACGCGTCCCTGGAGGACGTCTCCCGCGTCAAGGACGTGGGGGCGGTCATGGCGCAGGTCATCCACACCTTCTTCCAGGAGCCGCAGAACCGCGAGGCCATCCTGGCGCTGCTCAACGCCGGGGTCGCACCCGCCCCGCCCCAGGTGGCCACGGGGGGCCCGTTCATTGGTAAGACGGTGGTGCTCACCGGCTCGATGACGGGTATGACGCGGGAGCAGGCGAAGGAGGAGGTCGAGCGGCGGGGTGGGAAGGTCGCGGGAAGTGTCTCGCGCAAGACCGATTTCGTGGTGGCCGGCGACGATGCGGGCAGCAAGCTGAAGAAGGCCCAGGAACTCGGGGTAAGAATCCTGGACGAGGCGGCGTTCCTCGGGCTGTTGCGAGCGGACGCCTAG
- a CDS encoding acylphosphatase: MSGSRRVSLRIQGKVQGVFFRESARVEATRLGLSGWVRNRSEGSVEAVAEGEPEMLEEFIRWCHRGPEQARVDGVERTDGEATGEYRHFIVERTS, from the coding sequence ATGAGCGGTTCCAGGCGGGTGTCCCTGCGCATCCAGGGCAAGGTGCAGGGCGTCTTCTTCCGGGAGAGCGCCCGCGTGGAGGCCACGCGCCTGGGGCTGTCGGGCTGGGTGAGGAACCGCTCGGAGGGCTCGGTGGAGGCGGTGGCGGAGGGAGAGCCTGAGATGCTGGAGGAGTTCATCCGGTGGTGTCACCGAGGTCCCGAGCAGGCGCGCGTCGACGGCGTCGAGCGCACGGACGGCGAGGCCACCGGCGAGTACCGTCACTTCATCGTGGAGCGCACATCATGA
- a CDS encoding Rne/Rng family ribonuclease: protein MSSILVINAAGRETRVALVENGHIAEFYLERKKDKGVVGNIYKGRVVRVLPGMQAAFVDIGLEKAAFLYVSDVVYDPDFARAQFELTEGEHEDAPDVPTESEAEAAEAAARNGGPQQHHHPVEHAAEAEVEELSAEAHAHLESLPKDTRLELAANAPSVEVASGTESAVAEAAQPTSEAAPSAGEPSVTVVASEVSVSVEGATASVETASVAVTVEEGPSPASESAEAAPQAPVSEDGVEAAQQQPEPPPAAATALSELIPPPGGEEGALAVARPAEVSGERRTPREAREAREPRGREKEKEKDKGRHKPDEKRRDKRDDDGNGKEKVKQRRTDKIEDLLKVGQEVVVQISKDPIGTKGARLTSHISIPGRQLVFMPTVDHVGISRRISNEKERRRLREIVDRLRPPGTGFIVRTVAENVPQEKLESDIRFLIEVWNQVVRKNEKRGGPGLLHPDLDLILRATRDLFAHDVEKLVVDDREEYERILGFVTAQDPALRDRVALHEGDDTVFDAYGIEQELQRATQRKVWLKSGGYLIIDQAEALTAIDVNSGRYVGKKSLEETITKINVEAAKEIVYQLRLRNIGGIIICDFIDMEKAQNRDKVFKALQEALGRDKAKTNVLRISELGLVEMTRKRVRESIGRVLHEDCPYCDGNGFVKTATTVAYEIFREIRREAPGYKDSTLVINCNAEVARLLQGEERNELRHLMDRYNKSIQVKAQQNYHREQYDIYGRSATGPEHKVASSPGSGDGELAMQQRKPDSGGFGRQDQNRRGGGGGRDRDRDRGGGGGGGGGDRRDERRDGRRPDRGGDRPRGERGGGERGERGDRGGERGDRGGERGGERADRGGERSDRGERGERGDRGGERGERGERGERGERGDRGERGGERGERGDRPRGERGGERGGERGERGGSQGSSGGNGGESSGGSTPPASGQGGSEPSGGSTT, encoded by the coding sequence ATGAGCAGCATCCTCGTCATCAACGCCGCGGGTCGGGAGACCCGCGTGGCGCTCGTCGAGAACGGGCACATCGCGGAGTTCTATCTCGAGCGTAAGAAGGACAAGGGGGTCGTCGGCAACATCTACAAAGGCCGCGTGGTCCGGGTGCTCCCCGGCATGCAGGCGGCCTTCGTGGACATCGGCCTGGAGAAGGCCGCGTTCCTCTACGTCAGCGACGTCGTCTACGACCCGGACTTCGCCCGGGCGCAGTTCGAGCTGACCGAGGGCGAGCACGAGGACGCGCCCGACGTGCCCACCGAGTCCGAGGCCGAGGCCGCCGAGGCCGCCGCCCGGAACGGGGGTCCGCAGCAGCACCACCACCCCGTGGAGCACGCGGCGGAGGCGGAGGTCGAGGAGCTGTCGGCCGAGGCCCACGCGCACCTCGAGTCCCTGCCGAAGGACACCCGCCTGGAGCTGGCGGCGAACGCGCCGTCGGTGGAGGTGGCGTCCGGGACGGAGTCCGCCGTGGCCGAGGCCGCGCAGCCGACGTCCGAGGCCGCGCCGTCCGCTGGCGAGCCGTCGGTGACGGTGGTGGCCAGCGAGGTGTCGGTGTCCGTGGAGGGCGCGACGGCCTCCGTGGAGACGGCGTCCGTGGCGGTGACGGTGGAGGAGGGCCCCTCCCCCGCGTCGGAGTCCGCCGAGGCCGCGCCCCAGGCGCCGGTGTCCGAGGATGGCGTGGAGGCGGCGCAGCAGCAGCCCGAGCCGCCGCCGGCCGCGGCCACCGCGCTGAGCGAGCTGATTCCGCCGCCGGGGGGGGAGGAGGGCGCGCTGGCCGTGGCCCGTCCCGCCGAGGTCTCCGGTGAGCGCCGCACGCCGCGCGAGGCCCGGGAGGCCCGGGAGCCGCGCGGCCGGGAGAAGGAGAAGGAGAAGGACAAGGGCCGTCACAAGCCGGACGAGAAGCGCCGCGACAAGCGCGATGACGACGGCAACGGCAAGGAGAAGGTCAAGCAGCGCCGGACGGACAAGATCGAGGACTTGCTGAAGGTGGGCCAGGAGGTGGTGGTCCAGATTTCCAAGGACCCCATCGGCACCAAGGGCGCGCGCCTCACCTCGCACATCTCGATTCCGGGCCGTCAGCTGGTGTTCATGCCCACGGTGGACCACGTGGGCATCAGCCGCCGCATCTCCAACGAGAAGGAGCGCCGGCGGCTGCGTGAAATCGTGGACCGGCTGCGTCCGCCCGGCACGGGCTTCATCGTGCGCACGGTGGCGGAGAACGTTCCGCAGGAGAAGCTCGAGAGCGACATCCGGTTCCTCATCGAGGTGTGGAACCAGGTGGTGCGCAAGAACGAGAAGCGGGGCGGCCCCGGTCTGTTGCATCCGGACCTGGACCTCATCCTGCGCGCCACGCGTGACCTGTTCGCGCACGACGTGGAGAAGCTCGTCGTCGACGACCGCGAGGAGTACGAGCGCATCCTGGGCTTCGTGACGGCGCAGGACCCGGCGCTGCGCGACAGGGTGGCGCTGCACGAGGGCGACGACACCGTCTTCGACGCGTACGGCATCGAGCAGGAGCTGCAGCGGGCCACCCAGCGCAAGGTGTGGCTGAAGAGCGGCGGCTACCTCATCATCGACCAGGCCGAGGCGCTCACGGCCATCGACGTCAACTCGGGACGCTACGTCGGCAAGAAGAGCCTCGAGGAGACCATCACCAAGATCAACGTCGAGGCGGCCAAGGAGATTGTGTACCAGCTCCGGCTGCGCAACATCGGCGGCATCATCATCTGCGACTTCATCGACATGGAGAAGGCGCAGAACCGGGACAAGGTCTTCAAGGCGCTGCAGGAGGCGCTGGGGCGCGACAAGGCGAAGACGAACGTGCTGCGCATCTCCGAGCTGGGTCTCGTGGAGATGACGCGCAAGCGCGTGCGCGAGTCCATCGGCCGGGTGCTGCACGAGGACTGCCCGTACTGCGACGGCAACGGCTTCGTGAAGACGGCGACGACGGTGGCGTACGAGATCTTCCGGGAGATTCGCCGGGAAGCGCCGGGCTACAAGGACTCCACGCTGGTCATCAACTGCAACGCGGAGGTGGCGCGCCTGCTCCAGGGCGAGGAGCGCAACGAGCTGCGGCACCTGATGGACCGCTACAACAAGTCCATCCAGGTCAAGGCGCAGCAGAACTACCACCGCGAGCAGTACGACATCTACGGACGCTCGGCGACGGGCCCCGAGCACAAGGTGGCCTCGTCTCCGGGTTCGGGTGACGGCGAGCTGGCGATGCAGCAGCGCAAGCCGGACAGCGGCGGCTTCGGGCGGCAGGACCAGAACCGCCGGGGCGGTGGTGGCGGACGGGACCGCGACAGGGACCGGGGTGGCGGCGGTGGTGGTGGCGGCGGAGACCGGCGCGATGAGCGCCGTGACGGCCGTCGTCCGGACCGGGGTGGCGACCGTCCGCGCGGTGAGCGTGGTGGTGGTGAGCGCGGTGAGCGTGGTGACCGTGGCGGTGAGCGTGGTGACCGCGGCGGCGAGCGCGGCGGTGAGCGTGCCGACCGTGGCGGTGAGCGCAGTGACAGGGGCGAGCGCGGTGAGCGTGGTGACCGCGGCGGCGAGCGTGGTGAACGCGGCGAGCGTGGTGAACGCGGCGAGCGTGGTGACCGAGGCGAGCGCGGCGGTGAGCGCGGCGAGCGCGGTGACCGTCCTCGCGGCGAACGAGGCGGCGAGCGCGGCGGCGAGCGTGGTGAGCGCGGTGGCAGCCAGGGCTCATCGGGAGGCAACGGCGGCGAGAGCAGCGGTGGCTCGACGCCTCCGGCATCGGGCCAGGGTGGCTCGGAGCCGTCGGGCGGTAGCACGACCTGA
- the rho gene encoding transcription termination factor Rho, with protein sequence MRKARTSREKAADVAVPVEADDKPRRKRAAAKTADREEAEKPSRSRRAPRRDEDTNPEVESDSAEVSAEPPRPVLTPISRPVRDDDLQEARISGEDESPAATLPPPPEPPEAPTITEVSRDGAPMQVIKLNDLKRMKITDLSRMAHDVGIENYQGLKKQDLIFALLGGIADKRFEVHAEGVMELLSDGFGFLRSADSDYQPSPDDIYVSPSQVRRFNLRPGDTVTGPIRQPREGERFFALQKVDKVNFTDPMSDAARERILFDNLTPLYPTRKLKLEHESSEMTTRIIDMFCPIGLGQRCLIVAPPKAGKTVLLQNIAHAISRNHPDVYLIVLLVDERPEEVTDMERSVRGEVVSSTFDEPATRHVQVAEMVIDKAKRLVEQKYDVCILLDSITRLARAYNTVVPASGKILSGGVDANALHKPKRFFGAARNIEEGGSLTIIGTALIDTGSRMDEVIFEEFKGTGNSEIVLDRKLMEKRIFPTLDINKSGTRKEELLLGPGDLVRITALRQVLHPFTPIDAMEFVLKHMRPTSTNADFLGSMNR encoded by the coding sequence ATGCGCAAAGCCCGTACTTCGAGAGAGAAGGCCGCCGACGTCGCTGTTCCCGTCGAGGCCGACGACAAGCCCCGTCGCAAGCGCGCGGCGGCGAAGACCGCCGACAGGGAGGAAGCCGAGAAGCCGTCCCGTTCGCGCCGCGCCCCTCGCCGCGACGAGGACACGAACCCGGAGGTGGAGAGCGACTCCGCCGAGGTGAGCGCCGAGCCGCCCCGCCCGGTGCTGACGCCGATCTCCCGTCCGGTCCGTGACGACGACCTCCAGGAGGCTCGCATCTCCGGTGAGGACGAGTCCCCCGCGGCCACGCTGCCGCCCCCGCCGGAGCCCCCCGAGGCGCCGACCATCACGGAGGTCAGCCGCGACGGCGCTCCCATGCAGGTCATCAAGCTCAATGACCTGAAGCGGATGAAGATCACGGACCTGTCCCGGATGGCCCACGACGTGGGCATCGAGAACTACCAGGGACTGAAGAAGCAGGACCTCATCTTCGCGCTGCTGGGTGGCATCGCGGACAAGCGCTTCGAGGTCCACGCCGAGGGCGTGATGGAGCTGCTCAGCGACGGCTTCGGCTTCCTGCGCAGCGCGGACAGCGACTACCAGCCCAGCCCGGACGACATCTACGTGTCCCCGTCGCAGGTGCGCCGCTTCAACCTGCGGCCCGGCGACACGGTGACGGGCCCCATCCGCCAGCCCCGCGAGGGCGAGCGCTTCTTCGCGCTCCAGAAGGTGGACAAGGTCAACTTCACGGACCCGATGTCGGACGCGGCGCGCGAGCGCATCCTGTTCGACAACCTCACGCCGCTGTATCCGACGCGCAAGCTCAAGCTCGAGCACGAGTCGTCGGAGATGACCACGCGCATCATCGACATGTTCTGCCCCATCGGCCTGGGCCAGCGCTGCCTCATCGTGGCGCCCCCGAAGGCCGGCAAGACGGTGCTCCTGCAGAACATCGCGCACGCCATCAGCCGCAACCACCCGGACGTCTACCTCATCGTGCTGCTCGTGGACGAGCGCCCGGAGGAAGTCACGGACATGGAGCGCAGCGTGCGCGGCGAGGTGGTCTCCTCCACCTTCGACGAGCCCGCCACGCGCCACGTGCAGGTGGCGGAGATGGTCATCGACAAGGCCAAGCGCCTGGTCGAGCAGAAGTACGACGTCTGCATCCTGCTGGACTCGATTACGCGTCTGGCGCGCGCCTACAACACGGTGGTGCCCGCGTCCGGCAAGATCCTCTCCGGCGGCGTGGACGCCAACGCGCTGCACAAGCCCAAGCGCTTCTTCGGCGCCGCGCGCAACATCGAGGAGGGCGGCTCGCTGACCATCATCGGCACCGCGCTCATCGACACCGGCAGCCGCATGGACGAGGTCATCTTCGAGGAGTTCAAGGGCACGGGTAACTCCGAAATCGTCCTGGACCGCAAGCTGATGGAGAAGCGCATCTTCCCCACGCTGGACATCAACAAGTCCGGCACGCGCAAGGAGGAGCTGCTGCTGGGGCCGGGTGATTTGGTCCGCATCACCGCGCTGCGCCAGGTGCTGCACCCGTTCACCCCCATCGACGCGATGGAGTTCGTGCTCAAGCACATGCGCCCGACGTCGACGAACGCCGACTTCCTCGGCTCGATGAACCGCTAG
- a CDS encoding DUF3052 family protein has translation MTPYALASLPAMLGIRAGSKVSVINPPRGFVQKLNPLPDGVEFLITAQTGLDVILFFSQDATELVQRLPALARAMALTGGIWVCWPGGEGVKTTLSEDFVRQAALDIGLVDNKICTIDATWTGLRLVRRPRGRLDKPEGRKQAPAQA, from the coding sequence ATGACGCCCTACGCGCTGGCATCCCTGCCGGCCATGCTGGGCATCCGGGCCGGGTCCAAGGTCTCCGTCATCAACCCGCCGCGCGGCTTCGTGCAGAAGCTCAATCCGCTGCCGGACGGGGTGGAGTTCCTCATCACCGCGCAGACGGGCCTGGATGTCATCCTCTTCTTCTCCCAGGACGCGACGGAGCTGGTGCAGCGGCTGCCCGCCCTGGCGCGCGCCATGGCCCTCACCGGGGGCATCTGGGTCTGCTGGCCCGGCGGCGAGGGCGTCAAGACGACCCTCTCCGAGGACTTCGTGCGCCAGGCGGCGCTCGACATCGGCCTGGTGGACAACAAAATCTGCACCATCGACGCCACCTGGACGGGCCTGAGGCTGGTCCGCAGGCCCCGCGGGCGGCTGGACAAGCCCGAGGGCCGCAAGCAGGCCCCCGCCCAGGCCTGA
- a CDS encoding YhjD/YihY/BrkB family envelope integrity protein, which translates to MKLAAPSTPASWWRSTRERARDWALRVWEPVQGTQVGRFATDTFLAARTVAQGFRGENLRLRAAALTYISMFSLVPLLTVGLVLLNAFHQDRFEERLRFVVREMLAPGVQEKSAAVLNQLLEQSNSVAIGSVGFLAILLSAGSLLRHIDGAVNELWGIRRQRPWGTRLLIYSGLLLLGPVFLAASLTGTRAVRGVLQSLPFASVLIALGTTLIAVVGLTLLYFWTPYAHVRVRSALAGGLVAGLGWILAKSVYAEFAARSFRYNLLYASLSALPLFLAWVYVSWLVLLFGARLAYAVEHTAFRDSLFAFGTHPRAHELVASRIAQETTLTWVDGGPAPTPRVLATRLRVPESLVHEVVDRMVTAGLLERLRRGGLRPARDPASLTLADTTLAVHGVMISGGADTWDGPKATGFEQVEHFFQEADCLGVERLRRTRWIDLVAPLRPEVVQEAPSEPPRVAASGNP; encoded by the coding sequence CTGAAGTTGGCCGCGCCCTCGACTCCAGCGTCGTGGTGGCGGAGCACGCGCGAGCGTGCGCGTGACTGGGCGCTGCGCGTCTGGGAACCCGTGCAGGGAACCCAGGTGGGCCGCTTCGCGACCGACACGTTCCTCGCCGCGAGGACCGTGGCCCAGGGCTTTCGCGGAGAGAACCTCCGACTCCGCGCCGCCGCGCTCACCTACATCAGCATGTTCTCGCTGGTGCCGCTGCTGACGGTGGGCCTCGTCCTGCTCAACGCGTTCCACCAGGACCGCTTCGAGGAGCGGCTGCGCTTCGTCGTCCGGGAGATGCTCGCCCCCGGCGTCCAGGAGAAGTCCGCCGCGGTGCTCAACCAGCTCCTCGAGCAGAGCAACTCCGTGGCCATTGGCAGCGTCGGCTTCCTGGCCATCCTCCTGTCCGCGGGCTCCCTGCTGCGCCACATCGACGGCGCGGTGAACGAGCTGTGGGGCATCCGCCGTCAGCGCCCCTGGGGCACCCGGCTGCTCATCTACTCGGGCTTGCTCCTGTTGGGCCCCGTCTTCCTCGCGGCCTCCCTCACCGGGACGCGGGCGGTGCGCGGCGTCCTCCAGAGCCTGCCCTTCGCCAGCGTCCTCATCGCGCTGGGCACCACCCTCATCGCGGTGGTGGGCCTGACGCTGCTCTACTTCTGGACCCCCTATGCCCATGTCCGGGTCCGCTCCGCCCTGGCGGGGGGACTCGTCGCGGGCCTGGGTTGGATTCTGGCCAAGTCGGTGTACGCCGAGTTCGCCGCGCGCAGCTTCCGCTACAACCTGCTCTACGCCTCGCTGAGCGCCCTGCCCCTCTTCCTCGCCTGGGTCTACGTCAGCTGGCTCGTGCTCCTCTTCGGCGCCCGCCTCGCCTACGCCGTCGAGCACACCGCCTTTCGCGACTCCCTCTTCGCCTTCGGCACGCACCCGCGCGCCCATGAGCTGGTCGCCTCGCGCATCGCCCAGGAGACGACGCTGACGTGGGTGGACGGAGGCCCGGCTCCCACGCCCCGGGTGCTGGCGACCCGGCTTCGCGTCCCCGAGTCGCTCGTCCACGAAGTGGTCGACCGCATGGTTACCGCCGGCCTCCTGGAGCGCCTGCGCCGGGGGGGATTGAGGCCCGCCAGGGACCCTGCCTCCCTCACCCTCGCCGACACCACCCTCGCCGTGCACGGCGTGATGATCTCCGGCGGGGCGGACACCTGGGATGGCCCCAAGGCCACCGGCTTCGAGCAGGTGGAGCACTTCTTCCAGGAGGCGGACTGCCTCGGCGTCGAGCGCCTGCGCCGCACGCGATGGATCGATCTGGTGGCGCCCCTGCGGCCTGAAGTCGTCCAGGAGGCCCCCTCGGAGCCCCCCCGAGTGGCAGCCAGCGGAAATCCGTAA